The following are encoded in a window of Torulaspora globosa chromosome 4, complete sequence genomic DNA:
- the SNF2 gene encoding SWI/SNF catalytic subunit SNF2 (ancestral locus Anc_8.753), producing MNVDIPQRQFSKEEINRCYLRWQQLRNEHGENARNVPEFVYFTKVLHVAAKQQQEQAQLQQRQQPAAQEPQQQGSSHVSNGSPASMQQQVVETGHRGSSELRSQEPQVPQQQQQQQAPGSSIFTAEQSELLKAQITSLKCLVNQQPVPGPCQAVIQQSITNPPDFKRMLLALSDFVKRYKQAQNGQAAEAAAVGKPSPAVQQSASPAGASVPQNASPAEMAQFQQKQQLQQREQLQRLQRQQAASSNAASPLNNGTINDAAQQSRQASPQIAEPEASNQDQEAPIDGEKTPPKPAAPIPLEQFKTLHPEVENIIDVDDPDIMVDSFTLPDIPQEKVDYGKLFPSAENKRLTIQPGILPVGIDAHTATEIYQTLIALNLDTAIDECLTNVLDEKCDDKTKEDSLYDYYAFQLLPLQKAARGHLLGYVWYQNSLLPNTHPNFLSKIRNINVQDTLLTAELYKKHEILQYEKKRYEKSAKLENILSSSIHRHNKRLDYRTRRVKFGHKLINTHNILEKEEQRRAERKAKERLQALKANDEEAYIKLLDQTKDTRITHLLKQTNAFLDSLTRAVKDQQDYTKEMIDSHTKENSEEADELKVKEDKSSFEAEIEERSNVDYYNVAHRIKEEIKEQPSILVGGTLKEYQLKGLQWMVSLFNNHLNGILADEMGLGKTIQTISLLTYLYERKNIHGPFLVIVPLSTLTNWSSEFAKWAPVLRTIAYKGSPNERKSKQAYIKSGEFDVVLTTFEYVIKEKAILSKIKWVHMIIDEGHRMKNAQSKLSLTLNNHYHSDYRLILTGTPLQNNLPELWALLNFVLPKIFNSVKSFDEWFNTPFSSAGGQDKIELSEEEMLLVIRRLHKVLRPFLLRRLKKDVERELPDKVEKVIKCKMSALQQIMYQQMLTHRRLFVGDQANKKMVGLRGFNNQIMQLKKICNHPFVFEAVEDQINPTRETNANIWRVAGKFELLERILPKLKATGHRCLIFFQMTQIMDIMEDFLRFINIKYLRLDGHTKSDERSMLLQQFNEPSSEYFCFILSTRAGGLGLNLQTADTVIIFDTDWNPHQDLQAQDRAHRIGQKNEVRILRLITENSVEEVILERAHKKLDIDGKVIQAGKFDNKSTAEEQEALLRSLLEAEDERRRKRELGMEEEEEMDDNEMNDILARNEGEITIFAEVDAERSRKALELNITTRLMETNELPEIYSQDIAKELELEREEAENAVYGGRGARERKNMHYSDNLSEEQWLKQFEVSDNEDDNMLPDGKRRSVGRPRGSTKKLKVEDEIDQIITANPSPAPSMENSKVELDDEILAHDGIEEEGSENEDDFDPQSTAGKTSAKSARTSGRGRGRGRGRGRGRGRGTLTASNAARGRGRGRGRGRPPKPRNGREYVRDPAATTQPYEVRSAVSEEARSLYQYALEYTNEDGRRLSDIFLTRPPKTLYPDYYQLIKYPAAFENISNSIESFAYDSLREVLEDFHLIFSNARIYNTEDSVIYADSIELEERVTSKYREMAKDDGTIDFTEFEEAYGTKPLNISGLLPGDDPAFVPESSVPDDMQMDSVELTDHAVTPETAPALDGRLPENS from the coding sequence ATGAATGTGGATATACCTCAAAGACAATTCAGTAAGGAGGAGATCAACCGATGCTATCTGAGATGGCAGCAGTTGCGCAACGAGCATGGGGAGAACGCTCGTAACGTTCCGGAGTTTGTATATTTCACCAAGGTGCTGCATGTCGCAGcgaagcagcagcaggagcaggCCCAGTTGCAACAGAGACAGCAACCGGCAGCACAGGAGCCGCAACAGCAAGGCAGCAGTCACGTGAGCAATGGGTCTCCCGCATCGATGCAGCAGCAGGTGGTGGAGACGGGTCACAGGGGATCGTCGGAGTTGCGGTCGCAGGAGCCGCAAGTtccgcagcagcagcagcagcagcaggctcCCGGTTCCAGTATCTTCACAGCAGAGCAATCGGAGCTTCTGAAGGCTCAGATCACGTCGCTGAAGTGTCTGGTGAACCAGCAGCCGGTCCCGGGGCCGTGCCAGGCGGTCATACAGCAGTCGATTACGAACCCGCCGGACTTCAAGAGGATGCTGCTGGCGCTCAGTGACTTTGTGAAGCGGTACAAGCAGGCTCAGAACGGACAGGCGGCGGAGGCGGCTGCAGTGGGCAAACCGTCGCCCGCGGTGCAGCAGAGTGCTTCGCCGGCCGGGGCCAGCGTGCCGCAAAACGCCTCTCCCGCGGAGATGGCTCAATTTCAACAGaaacagcagctgcagcagcggGAGCAACTCCAGAGGCTCCAGAGGCAGCAGGCTGCAAGCAGCAATGCAGCATCTCCGCTGAACAACGGCACGATCAATGACGCGGCGCAGCAAAGCCGACAAGCAAGCCCGCAGATTGCCGAGCCAGAGGCTTCAAATCAGGATCAAGAGGCTCCGATCGACGGCGAGAAGACACCGCCCAAGCCAGCGGCGCCTATTCCGCTGGAGCAGTTCAAGACGTTGCATCCGGAAGTCGAGAATATTATAGATGTAGACGATCCCGATATCATGGTGGACTCGTTCACTCTCCCAGATATACCACAGGAGAAAGTCGACTATGGGAAGTTATTCCCTAGCGCGGAAAACAAACGACTGACAATACAGCCAGGAATCTTACCGGTCGGGATAGATGCACACACTGCTACCGAGATTTATCAGACGCTGATTGCGCTTAACCTAGATACAGCGATCGATGAATGTTTGACAAATGTATTAGATGAGAAATGTGATGACAAGACGAAAGAAGATTCTCTTTACGATTATTACGCGTTCCAACTTTTGCCGTTGCAAAAGGCTGCCCGCGGCCACTTACTAGGATACGTATGGTATCAAAATTCGCTCTTGCCAAATACCCATCCCAATTTTCTTTCCAAGATACGAAACATCAACGTCCAGGATACTCTGCTGACAGCAGAACTGTACAAGAAGCATGAAATTTTGCAATacgagaagaaaagatatGAGAAATCTGCTAAACTTGAAAACATTTTAAGCTCGTCCATTCACCGTCATAATAAAAGGCTTGATTATAGAACCAGACGTGTCAAATTTGGCCACAAACTAATTAATACTCATAATattttggagaaggaagaacAACGGAGGGCTGAGCGAAAAGCCAAAGAGCGTTTACAGGCGCTTAAGGCtaatgatgaagaggcaTATATCAAATTGCTTGACCAAACAAAGGATACGAGAATTACGCATCTGTTGAAACAGACAAATGCATTCTTGGACTCTTTGACGAGAGCCGTTAAGGATCAGCAGGACTACACCAAGGAAATGATAGACTCACACACGAAGGAAAACAGCGAAGAGGCCGATGAACTGAAAGTCAAAGAAGACAaaagcagttttgaagctgagaTCGAAGAACGCTCCAATGTTGATTATTACAACGTGGCACATAGAATTAAAGAAGAGATAAAGGAGCAACCATCTATTCTGGTCGGAGGTACACTTAAGGAGTATCAATTGAAAGGTTTACAATGGATggtttctcttttcaacaacCACTTGAATGGTATTCTTGCAGATGAAATGGGGTTGGGTAAAACTATTCAAACTATCTCCTTGCTCACCTATTTGTATGAGAGGAAAAACATTCACGGTCCTTTCTTAGTCATTGTTCCTCTATCGACGTTAACGAATTGGAGCTCTGAATTTGCCAAATGGGCACCTGTCTTGAGGACCATCGCATACAAGGGATCTCCAAATGAAAGAAAATCTAAGCAAGCTTATATCAAGTCCGGTGAATTTGATGTTGTTTTAACAACGTTCGAGTATGTTATCAAGGAAAAAGCGATACTATCAAAGATTAAATGGGTTCATATGATTATTGATGAAGGGCATAGAATGAAAAATGCGCAATCCAAGCTTTCTTTAACTCTTAACAATCACTATCACTCTGATTATCGTTTAATCTTAACCGGTACGCCTTTACAGAACAATCTGCCAGAACTGTGGGCGCTGCTGAACTTTGTCCTGcccaagatcttcaactCAGTCAAGTCATTTGACGAGTGGTTTAACACGCCGTTCTCGAGCGCTGGTGGCCAGGATAAAATAGAGCTAagcgaggaagaaatgctTCTCGTTATTAGGAGATTACACAAGGTTTTAAGACCTTTCCTCTTGCGTCgtttgaagaaagatgtaGAAAGGGAGTTGCCTGATAAAGTGGAAAAGGTTATCAAATGCAAAATGAGTGCACTGCAACAGATCATGTACCAACAAATGCTAACTCATCGCCGCTTGTTTGTTGGTGATCAGGCAAACAAGAAGATGGTCGGCCTTAGAGGTTTTAATAATCAAATCATGCAACTGAAAAAGATCTGCAATCATCCATTTGTTTTCGAAGCTGTGGAGGATCAAATAAATCCAACTAGAGAAACTAATGCCAACATATGGCGTGTTGCTGGAAAGTTCGAATTGCTCGAAAGGATTCTTCCCAAATTGAAAGCGACGGGCCATCGATGTCTGATCTTTTTTCAGATGACTCAGATCATGGATATTATGGAAGATTTTTTGAGATTCATCAACATTAAATATCTAAGGCTGGATGGTCATACCAAGTCTGATGAGCGTAGCATGTTACTGCAGCAATTCAACGAGCCTTCTTCGGAGTATTTTTGTTTTATTCTATCCACTAGAGCGGGTGGTCTCGGGTTGAACTTGCAAACAGCTGATACTGTTATTATCTTTGATACAGATTGGAATCCCCATCAAGATTTGCAGGCGCAAGATAGAGCTCATAGAATTGGTCAGAAGAACGAGGTTAGAATTCTCAGATTAATCACAGAAAACTCCGTCGAGGAAGTTATTTTAGAGAGAGCCCATAAGAAACTGGATATAGATGGGAAGGTCATACAGGCTGGTAAATTTGACAATAAGTCCACGGCGGAGGAGCAAGAAGCCCTTTTGAGATCGCTCTTGGAGGCCGAAGATGAGCGTAGGCGTAAAAGAGAATTAGGCatggaggaagaggaagaaatggatGATAATGAGATGAATGATATTTTAGCCAGGAATGAGGGTGAGATCACGATTTTTGCTGAAGTAGATGCGGAGAGATCGAGAAAGGCCTTAGAACTAAACATTACGACAAGGTTAATGGAAACAAACGAACTTCCAGAAATATACAGTCAAGACATTGCTAAAGAACTTGAGCTCGAACGCGAAGAGGCGGAAAATGCAGTATATGGAGGCAGAGGCGCGAGAGAGCGTAAAAACATGCACTATAGTGATAATTTATCAGAAGAACAGTGGCTCAAACAGTTCGAAGTCAGTGACAATGAGGATGACAATATGCTTCCTGATGGGAAAAGGCGCAGCGTCGGCAGACCACGAGGCTCTacgaagaaattgaaggttgaagatgaaatcgaCCAAATCATAACGGCAAACCCCTCTCCTGCACCGTCAATGGAGAACTCAAAAGTGGAGCTAGACGATGAGATTCTTGCCCATGACGGGATTGAGGAAGAGGGAAGCGAGAATGAAGACGATTTCGACCCTCAGTCAACTGCTGGTAAAACATCAGCAAAATCAGCTAGAACTTCTGGTCGTGGCAGAGGCCGAGGCCGAGGCCGAGGTCGTGGGCGAGGACGGGGTACACTTACAGCTTCCAATGCTGCGCGCGGCCGGGGAAGAGGACGGGGGCGTGGGAGACCTCCCaagccaagaaatggaCGTGAATACGTGAGGGACCCTGCAGCCACAACGCAGCCCTATGAAGTACGGAGTGCAGTGTCTGAAGAGGCGCGCAGTCTCTATCAATATGCTCTCGAGTATACCAACGAGGATGGTCGAAGGCTTTCCGACATTTTTCTCACCAGGCCACCGAAGACATTGTATCCAGATTATTACCAGCTCATCAAGTATCCTGCCGCATTTGAAAACATCAGCAATAGCATCGAGTCCTTCGCATATGACTCCCTGAGAGAAGTCTTGGAAGATTTCCATTTAATTTTTTCCAATGCACGAATTTACAATACCGAGGACTCAGTTATCTATGCTGATTCAATTGAGCTAGAGGAGAGGGTTACATCTAAATATAGGGAGATGGCTAAAGACGATGGCACCATAGATTTCACTGAGTTTGAGGAGGCCTACGGGACAAAGCCACTCAATATAAGTGGCCTGCTTCCAGGAGATGATCCAGCTTTCGTTCCTGAGAGCAGTGTGCCAGACGATATGCAGATGGATTCTGTTGAATTGACGGACCATGCCGTCACCCCGGAGACTGCCCCCGCTTTGGACGGGAGGTTGCCCGAAAATAGTTGA
- the ORA1 gene encoding oxidoreductase (ancestral locus Anc_8.752): protein MSQGRKAAERLSGKTIFITGASAGIGQATALEYLDASNGNVKLILAARRLDKLQEFKEKALKEYASAKIHIGQLDVTQFDKIQPFLDGLPAEFKDIDILVNNAGKALGSDKVGEIATADIEGMVNTNVIGLITVTQAVLPIFKAKNSGDIVNLGSVAGREAYPTGSIYCATKHAVRAFTQSLRKELIDTKIRVIEIDPGNVETEFSLVRYKGDAARAKKVYENTEPLYADDVADLIVYATSRKPNTVVADVLLFATNQASPYHIHRGAQ, encoded by the coding sequence ATGTCACAAGGAAGAaaggcagctgaaagacTTAGTGGTAAGACCATTTTTATTACCGGTGCGTCTGCTGGTATTGGCCAGGCTACTGCTCTAGAGTACCTGGATGCCTCCAATGGTAATGTCAAGCTGATTCTTGCTGCTAGAAGACTGgacaagcttcaagaattcaAGGAAAAGGCGTTGAAGGAATATGCCTCGGCCAAGATTCACATTGGGCAATTGGATGTTACGCAATTCGACAAAATCCAGCCATTCTTGGATGGATTGCCGGCAGAATTCAAAGATATTGATATCCTGGTGAATAATGCTGGGAAAGCTCTCGGGAGTGACAAAGTCGGTGAGATTGCCACTGCCGACATCGAGGGCATGGTTAATACCAACGTTATCGGTTTGATTACTGTTACGCAGGCGGTTCTCCCTATTTTCAAAGCCAAGAACTCTGGTGATATCGTCAACTTGGGGTCTGTCGCCGGTCGTGAAGCGTACCCGACCGGATCCATCTATTGTGCGACTAAGCATGCTGTCAGGGCGTTCACTCAGAGTCTGAGAaaagaactcatcgatACCAAGATCAGGGTCATTGAGATCGACCCAGGTAATGTCGAGACCGAGTTCTCTCTAGTGCGGTACAAGGGTGATGCTGCGAGGGCTAAGAAAGTTTACGAAAACACTGAGCCATTGTACGCTGACGACGTTGCTGATCTTATCGTCTATGCcacatcaagaaagcccAACACTGTCGTCGCCGATGTCTTGCTCTTTGCAACCAACCAAGCTTCGCCATACCACATTCACCGTGGCGCTCAATAG
- a CDS encoding uncharacterized protein (ancestral locus Anc_8.751) translates to MSSDDGRSSPYAFWAFYTLYKRLNGTAAAAKVSFDEVCEKLYPDYPVDPSSNTSLFVTWKKKSRGSSEYHLRGCIGTFAQLPVVKGIERYSLIAALHDRRFSPISAAELNHLKCSCNILHNFETIYDGKGDIYDWQVGTHGIELEFRNPLTGRTLSSTFLPEVMPEQGWDQRETFLNLIEKAGVSTGVCGPAALLQDYEHYFVKVIRYEGRKSAITFEEFEEKLAELEA, encoded by the coding sequence ATGTCCTCAGATGATGGCAGGAGCTCGCCATATGCGTTTTGGGCGTTCTATACGCTTTACAAGAGGTTGAACGGTacagctgcagctgccaAGGTGTCTTTTGATGAAGTATGTGAGAAACTGTATCCAGATTATCCAGTAGATCCAAGCTCGAATACTTCTTTGTTCGTGAcgtggaagaagaaatccaGAGGTAGCAGTGAGTACCATTTGCGAGGCTGCATTGGAACGTTTGCTCAACTTCCCGTGGTCAAGGGCATCGAAAGATACTCTTTGATAGCTGCGTTGCACGATAGACGGTTCTCTCCTATCAGTGCTGCGGAACTGAACCATTTGAAGTGCAGCTGCAACATCTTGCACAATTTCGAAACGATTTACGATGGGAAGGGCGATATCTATGATTGGCAGGTCGGGACACATGGCATCGAGCTCGAGTTCAGGAATCCGCTCACCGGGAGGACTCTAAGCTCGACATTCTTGCCCGAGGTAATGCCGGAGCAGGGCTGGGACCAGAGGGAGACGTTTCTAAACTTGATTGAGAAAGCTGGGGTGTCCACCGGTGTGTGTGGTCCTGCGGCCTTACTGCAGGACTATGAGCATTACTTCGTCAAGGTTATCCGGTATGAAGGCCGGAAGAGTGCTATTACGTTCGAGGAGTTCGAGGAGAAACTAGCGGAGCTCGAGGCGTAG
- the MPD1 gene encoding protein disulfide isomerase MPD1 (ancestral locus Anc_8.750), which translates to MRLLEWLVWSWFGLQATVLAQNLYDSDPHIIELTPKSFDKVVHGTNYTTLVEFYAPWCGYCQQLKGIMKKAGKVLDGVAQVASVNCDVAKNKKLCGQYKVQGFPTLMVFRPPKVDVSKPVSERLQLRNHASEVYQGVRKLSPMVDFVLSRIKNYVRRINGTGKLCSILEGQGRKSLVLFSKRDKVSPIYRAVALDWLGVFDCFTIPNSKLSGLAEDNQLATTNPQISQFLQETIPLQMTSEESMLVAFDTANDQYQVIQCDSFTKPQISRALSAAFNVTPMEGPLSKREQYLHALRTGSKKSQPAKKIHDEL; encoded by the coding sequence ATGCGGCTGTTGGAGTGGTTAGTTTGGTCGTGGTTCGGGTTGCAAGCCACTGTGTTGGCTCAGAACCTGTACGATTCGGATCCGCACATCATAGAACTGACGCCCAAGAGCTTCGACAAGGTGGTTCATGGGACGAATTACACGACGCTGGTGGAGTTTTATGCCCCATGGTGTGGCTACTGCCAGCAATTGAAGGGTATCATGAAGAAGGCCGGCAAGGTGCTGGACGGCGTAGCACAGGTTGCGTCGGTGAACTGTGACGTGGCGAAGAATAAGAAACTGTGCGGCCAGTACAAGGTGCAGGGTTTCCCCACGCTCATGGTGTTCAGGCCGCCCAAAGTGGACGTCAGCAAGCCCGTTTCCGAGAGGCTGCAGCTGCGGAACCACGCTAGCGAGGTGTACCAGGGTGTCAGAAAACTAAGCCCGATGGTCGACTTTGTTCTCTCCAGGATCAAAAACTACGTCAGGAGAATAAATGGAACCGGTAAACTGTGCTCTATCTTGGAGGGACAGGGCAGAAAATCGCTGGTTTTATTCTCCAAGCGAGACAAGGTCTCGCCCATCTACAGGGCTGTTGCTCTCGATTGGCTGGGCGTCTTTGACTGCTTTACCATACCCAACTCGAAGCTCAGTGGTCTGGCCGAGGACAACCAGCTCGCGACGACAAACCCACAGATATCGCAGTTCTTACAGGAGACGATCCCCCTCCAGATGACGAGCGAGGAGAGCATGCTGGTTGCGTTCGATACCGCGAACGACCAGTACCAAGTCATCCAGTGCGACTCGTTCACGAAACCGCAGATCTCCAGAGCGCTTTCCGCGGCTTTCAACGTCACCCCGATGGAAGGCCCGCTGAGCAAGAGGGAACAGTACTTGCATGCCTTGAGGACGGGCAGTAAAAAATCGCAACCGGCAAAGAAAATCCACGATGAGCTATAG
- a CDS encoding uncharacterized protein (Rover element) — protein sequence MSGASTHATPIVIQQDMPFTNTSSLSAPIPSRSCPATPAEMVRSTPNTTLKVKKSPKKSPSRWMERSSFKIHFTLLNLNNKKRAKCIYCGKMFKEGESTGNLSKHITAVHPSAIKSKKPKVSKEQTLDMLPRRSKSLRLSDSLVQECQKNPEILETLLLISEGFLPFNFVRLLSWGMINRRHAANAFIQSRTTLSTKINLFKRYLNETLHYNLKDTTMVNIQLDIWTSPSNISFLAVMVSFAPNILNMESLELANDAKILLNNRGESRNCHLLEFVSLGHKRHTGLNIYKVFKEILHRHDLVDKLGTITMDNATNNESFHKSLVYDYLNTIKPSGHQMLGKVRFIRCANHVLNLIFGRIIKSLCEDLLFADAFSKVTKLAKIMRRSTAVNASLKEHGIPLIPYESQTRWIYTWRQVTVFLQNYAAYSKWFEALDTESHTHIINRVQSIIAFEEKTIQMLTYFVECCDIFGELNFTFQNDEINNLPQGVPLYYLLGHYYKLCLSAFAGNHIPKTPGMDFSYFNGPEYLSLDDKRIVLQAIKDSYGCYQDYLSHIQVNPLFYVAVILDPTAKQDKLYEIMEDEEFTVRISEVNSFMRNYLKVQRFSCVTEQERKKIPKAPSHKNLLSFNIRVAPDPSRHTGSAAMEAECNDGSLEEWVKYQREPVIAGNSRQEAIKWWYDYRHTYPMLFKLAMSLFYTKFTSCDVERCFSLAGRVVRKDRARLSHNNIGTLMILRDRFSNFGFYNGGLVSDAILDDDDFDINLDDTTYVDSLPDVPDHEREDSDDAIFEEWPQESWSPETPTAPRTPEDSLRQATDSPTPVG from the coding sequence ATGTCAGGTGCTAGCACTCATGCAACCCCGATTGTTATCCAGCAAGATATGCCGTTTACAAATACTTCAAGCCTAAGCGCTCCTATTCCTTCGCGTTCATGCCCGGCAACACCAGCTGAAATGGTCAGATCTACCCCGAACACAACgttgaaggtcaagaaaagtccaaagaaaagcccCTCACGTTGGATGGAGCgatcatctttcaagatacATTTTACCCTCCTGAATTTGAACAACAAAAAGAGAGCCAAATGTATTTACTGTGGGAAGATGTTTAAAGAGGGAGAATCGACCGGAAACTTGTCAAAGCATATTACTGCTGTCCATCCCAGTGCTataaagagcaagaaaccGAAAGTAAGCAAAGAGCAAACTCTGGATATGCTTCCCAGGAGATCGAAGTCGCTCAGACTGAGCGACTCTCTGGTGCAGGAATGCCAGAAAAACCCTGAGATTCTAGAAACGCTACTTTTGATATCGGAGGGCTTTTTACCCTTCAACTTTGTAAGGCTTCTAAGTTGGGGGATGATAAACCGAAGGCACGCAGCCAATGCCTTCATCCAATCAAGAACAACGCTATCGACCAAAATTAACCTTTTTAAAAGATACCTGAATGAGACGCTGCATTACAACTTAAAAGACACCACCATGGTTAATATTCAGTTGGATATATGGACCTCTCCTAGCAATATTTCATTTCTCGCGGTAATGGTTTCTTTTGCTCCGAATATCCTCAATATGGAATCACTGGAACTGGCCAATGATGCGAAAATTCTACTGAACAACCGAGGGGAATCCCGCAACTGTCATTTACTAGAGTTTGTTAGTCTGGGGCATAAGCGACACACTGGTTTAAACATATACAAGGTTTTCAAGGAGATTTTACATAGACATGACCTTGTTGACAAGCTTGGAACTATAACCATGGACAACGCTACAAATAATGAGTCTTTTCACAAGAGTCTTGTCTATGACTACTTGAACACAATAAAGCCTTCTGGACATCAAATGTTGGGCAAAGTTCGCTTTATCCGTTGCGCTAACCATGTGTtaaatttgatcttcgGGAGAATCATAAAGAGTTTGTGTGAAGACCTCTTATTTGCCGACGCCTTCAGTAAAGTGACCAAGCTGGCGAAAATCATGAGGCGCTCAACTGCGGTCAAtgcaagtttgaaagaacaTGGTATACCACTTATACCATATGAATCACAAACCAGATGGATTTATACCTGGAGACAAGTTACTGTTTTTTTACAAAATTATGCAGCCTATTCGAAATGGTTCGAAGCACTCGACACAGAATCCCATACtcacatcatcaatcgAGTCCAGAGTATCATAGCATTTGAGGAAAAGACAATTCAAATGCTGACATACTTCGTTGAGTGCTGTGATATATTCGGTGAACTGAATTTCACATTTCAGAATGATGAGATTAACAATCTCCCTCAAGGCGTTCCTCTTTACTACCTACTAGGTCACTACTACAAACTGTGCTTGAGTGCGTTTGCCGGAAACCATATTCCTAAAACTCCAGGTATGGATTTCTCTTATTTCAATGGCCCAGAGTATCTATCTTTGGATGATAAAAGaattgttcttcaagcaatCAAAGATTCCTACGGCTGCTACCAAGACTACTTATCTCATATCCAGGTGAATCCTTTGTTCTACGTTGCAGTGATCCTAGATCCAACGGCAAAACAAGACAAGCTTTATGAAATAATGGAAGACGAGGAGTTCACGGTTAGAATAAGCGAAGTTAACTCATTCATGCGCAACTACCTGAAAGTACAGAGGTTTAGCTGTGTTACGGAACAGGAGCGGAAAAAGATTCCTAAAGCTCCTAGCCATAAAAACCTGCTGTCGTTTAATATACGTGTCGCACCTGATCCGTCGAGGCATACCGGATCGGCTGCCATGGAAGCTGAGTGCAATGAtggaagtcttgaagaatgggtAAAATATCAGAGAGAGCCTGTAATCGCAGGAAACTCTAGACAGGAAGCGATAAAATGGTGGTATGACTACCGCCATACTTATCCGATGCTTTTTAAATTGGCAATGTCTTTGTTCTACACCAAGTTTACCTCCTGTGATGTGGAAAGGTGTTTCTCGCTCGCTGGCAGGGTTGTTAGGAAAGATCGAGCACGTTTAAGTCACAATAACATAGGaacgttgatgattttaaGGGATCgattttcaaattttggtTTTTATAATGGCGGCCTAGTATCCGATGCTATCttggatgatgatgatttcgaTATTAACCTTGACGATACTACTTACGTTGACTCTCTTCCGGACGTTCCAGACCACGAGCGAGAAGACAGCGACGATGccatttttgaagaatggcCACAAGAATCCTGGTCTCCAGAAACTCCCACTGCTCCCCGGACACCCGAGGATTCTCTTCGACAGGCTACAGATAGTCCTACACCTGTGGGCTGA
- the MRPL44 gene encoding mitochondrial 54S ribosomal protein mL53 (ancestral locus Anc_8.749), translated as MITKYFAKVVVKFNPFGKEAKTARLLLSSIPPAQRLQGTQIQTEVLTAQSNKSPIVRITFKDKHEMELDPSTANFQELSSYFDRHSRQLRLKESIEKS; from the exons ATGATTACCAAATACTTTGCAAAAGTCGTCGTGAAGTTCAATCCCTTTGGGAAAGAAG CCAAGACTGCAAGACTCCTCCTAAGTTCAATTCCACCGGCACAAAGATTGCAGGGCACACAAATACAGACTGAAGTGCTGACAGCGCAGTCGAACAAGAGCCCCATAGTCAGGATAACGTTCAAAGACAAGCATGAGATGGAGCTAGATCCATCCACTGCGAATTTCCAAGAGCTAAGCAGCTATTTTGACCGCCACTCAAGACAATTGAGGCTAAAAGAGAGCATTGAGAAGAGCTGA